One genomic region from Rhizomicrobium palustre encodes:
- a CDS encoding ABC transporter permease produces the protein MSMGMGDKMDAASPWFEANRDGDKLRISAGGPWTVFGAGAVDAGLRALARENARVAEIDATGIESLDTTGAWLLLRTKIQLKQAGLKVARFDVPEHYRPLLAVIDTESLDCPKVETRETLVGFLDRVGRSAYEVAGNAAGILGYLGRITVDWFRLVVAPQRHVRITALTHQIEEVGINALPIVGLLMFLVGIVLAYQGADQLSRFGLDIFTVNALGVGVLRELGVLITAIIIAGRSGSAFTAQIGTMKVNEEIDAMQTMGLNIDDVLILPRVAGLIIALPFLTFYGDIVALIGGAIMCYFQLGITVPMFVRQLHEAVNINTFLVGMIKAPVFAYVIGMVGCYEGLNVERNAASVGRLTTRSVVESVFLVIVLDAGFSVIFSVLGV, from the coding sequence ATGTCCATGGGGATGGGCGATAAGATGGATGCAGCGAGCCCCTGGTTTGAAGCAAACCGCGATGGGGACAAGTTACGGATTTCAGCAGGCGGTCCATGGACAGTCTTTGGGGCTGGCGCGGTCGATGCGGGCTTGCGTGCCCTTGCGCGCGAGAACGCGCGCGTTGCGGAAATCGATGCGACCGGAATCGAAAGCCTAGATACCACCGGCGCCTGGCTCTTGCTGCGCACCAAGATTCAGCTGAAACAGGCCGGGCTGAAAGTCGCCCGCTTTGATGTACCCGAGCATTATCGCCCGCTGCTGGCGGTAATCGATACCGAGTCGCTTGATTGCCCCAAGGTAGAGACACGCGAGACCCTGGTCGGGTTTCTCGATCGGGTAGGGCGGTCCGCTTATGAGGTGGCTGGCAACGCGGCTGGCATATTGGGCTATCTCGGTCGCATCACTGTCGATTGGTTCAGACTGGTCGTGGCTCCGCAGCGCCATGTGCGCATTACCGCGCTCACCCATCAGATTGAAGAAGTCGGCATCAATGCGCTGCCCATCGTCGGGCTATTGATGTTCCTGGTCGGGATCGTGCTTGCCTATCAGGGCGCCGATCAGCTTTCGCGCTTCGGGCTCGATATCTTCACCGTCAATGCGCTCGGCGTCGGCGTCTTGCGCGAGCTGGGCGTGCTCATCACGGCGATCATCATCGCGGGCCGTTCGGGCTCGGCCTTCACCGCCCAGATCGGCACCATGAAGGTGAATGAGGAAATCGATGCGATGCAGACGATGGGCCTCAATATCGATGACGTCTTGATCCTGCCGCGCGTCGCCGGCCTTATCATCGCGCTGCCGTTTCTCACCTTCTATGGCGATATCGTGGCCCTGATCGGCGGCGCCATCATGTGTTACTTTCAGCTTGGCATCACGGTGCCGATGTTCGTGCGCCAATTGCATGAGGCGGTGAACATCAACACCTTCCTCGTCGGCATGATCAAGGCACCGGTCTTTGCTTACGTCATCGGCATGGTGGGCTGTTACGAAGGCCTCAATGTGGAACGCAACGCCGCTTCGGTGGGCCGCTTGACGACACGCTCGGTGGTGGAGTCGGTCTTTCTCGTCATCGTGCTCGATGCCGGTTTCTCCGTCATCTTCTCGGTTTTGGGGGTATGA